One Lycium barbarum isolate Lr01 chromosome 5, ASM1917538v2, whole genome shotgun sequence genomic window carries:
- the LOC132642610 gene encoding uncharacterized protein LOC132642610 isoform X1 — MIRFSARVRTWESMAMQQGIHTLDDSGKNIGRSGKKRSSSRALILPNDDDSALDNIRSIVRKRSSVEAESSKDVGKPVLKKRRLKKQSFSGPSVIGKTEGRLSIESTNSENETPLILRKGKRTNLSLIDVANVSEASPSKDLEDLTSIPEMPYREEDSSATLSKVMIIDNVSEVPFQDTFIDANITKPMLSVWSLSLSPKLILLEGKRHVQEDSHKADAGDEGLRADDPAVKWMQSFVPLTVNYTRSFSLSDEANLLDNPHVMSTFSNNFIGQNKHAILKDMPSYQMNMIALGFMI; from the exons ATGATCCGATTCTCGGCGAGGGTTAGAACTTGGGAATCAATGGCAATGCAACAGGGCATTCACACTTTGGATGATTCCGGAAAAAATATag GCCGTTCCGGTAAAAAGAGATCATCGTCAAGAGCCTTGATTCTCCCAAATGATGACGACTCGGCATTGGATAATATCCGTTCCATTGTCAGAAAAAGGTCGAGTGTGGAGGCTGAAAGTTCAAAGGATGTTGGTAAACCTGTTCTTAAGAAGAGAAGATTGAAGAAGCAATCTTTTTCTGGACCTTCTGTGATTGGGAAGACTGAAGGTAGGCTTAGCATTGAAAGCACAAATTCCGAGAATGAAACGCCTTTAATTTTGAGGAAAGGAAAAAGAACTAACCTTTCTCTTATTGATGTGGCAAATGTCTCAGAGGCATCCCCGTCGAAGGATCTTGAAGATCTAACAAGCATCCCCGAAATGCCTTATCGGGAAGAAGATTCATCGGCTACTCTTTCTAAGGTGATGATTATTGATAATGTTTCTGAAGTACCTTTCCAAGACACATTTATTGATGCTAATATAACGAAGCCAATGTTGTCGGTGTGGAGCCTGTCACTGTCCCCAAAGTTGATACTTCTCG AAGGAAAAAGACAtgttcaagaggattcgcataaAGCTGATGCTGGTGATGAAGGTCTCCGGGCTGATGATCCTGCAGTCAAGTGGATGCAGTCGTTTGTTCCTCTTACTGTTAATTATACCCGATCTTTCAGTTTATCTGATGAGGCAAATTTATTGGATAATCCTCATGTGATGAGTACTTTTTCCAATAACTTCATAGGGCAAAACAAACACGCCATTCTAAAGGACATGCCCTCATACCAGATGAACATGATTGCTTTAGGGTTTATGATCTAG
- the LOC132642610 gene encoding uncharacterized protein LOC132642610 isoform X2, with translation MIRFSARVRTWESMAMQQGIHTLDDSGKNIGRSGKKRSSSRALILPNDDDSALDNIRSIVRKRSSVEAESSKDVGKPVLKKRRLKKQSFSGPSVIGKTEEASPSKDLEDLTSIPEMPYREEDSSATLSKVMIIDNVSEVPFQDTFIDANITKPMLSVWSLSLSPKLILLEGKRHVQEDSHKADAGDEGLRADDPAVKWMQSFVPLTVNYTRSFSLSDEANLLDNPHVMSTFSNNFIGQNKHAILKDMPSYQMNMIALGFMI, from the exons ATGATCCGATTCTCGGCGAGGGTTAGAACTTGGGAATCAATGGCAATGCAACAGGGCATTCACACTTTGGATGATTCCGGAAAAAATATag GCCGTTCCGGTAAAAAGAGATCATCGTCAAGAGCCTTGATTCTCCCAAATGATGACGACTCGGCATTGGATAATATCCGTTCCATTGTCAGAAAAAGGTCGAGTGTGGAGGCTGAAAGTTCAAAGGATGTTGGTAAACCTGTTCTTAAGAAGAGAAGATTGAAGAAGCAATCTTTTTCTGGACCTTCTGTGATTGGGAAGACTGAAG AGGCATCCCCGTCGAAGGATCTTGAAGATCTAACAAGCATCCCCGAAATGCCTTATCGGGAAGAAGATTCATCGGCTACTCTTTCTAAGGTGATGATTATTGATAATGTTTCTGAAGTACCTTTCCAAGACACATTTATTGATGCTAATATAACGAAGCCAATGTTGTCGGTGTGGAGCCTGTCACTGTCCCCAAAGTTGATACTTCTCG AAGGAAAAAGACAtgttcaagaggattcgcataaAGCTGATGCTGGTGATGAAGGTCTCCGGGCTGATGATCCTGCAGTCAAGTGGATGCAGTCGTTTGTTCCTCTTACTGTTAATTATACCCGATCTTTCAGTTTATCTGATGAGGCAAATTTATTGGATAATCCTCATGTGATGAGTACTTTTTCCAATAACTTCATAGGGCAAAACAAACACGCCATTCTAAAGGACATGCCCTCATACCAGATGAACATGATTGCTTTAGGGTTTATGATCTAG